A genomic region of Zalophus californianus isolate mZalCal1 chromosome 1, mZalCal1.pri.v2, whole genome shotgun sequence contains the following coding sequences:
- the LOC113916097 gene encoding olfactory receptor-like protein OLF4 translates to MDPRNNTGISVFQLLGFSEGPELQPLIFGLFLLMYLITVFGNLLIILAVSSDSHLHTPMYFFLTNLSFVDICFTSTTIPKMLWNIQTQSKVITYKGCLSQMYFFILFAGLDVFLLTVMAYDRFVAICHPLHYMVIMNPRLCGLLVLMSWIMSVLHSMLQTSMVLQLSFCTEVEIPHFFCELNQMIQHACSANFLSNIVLYFAAMLLVGGPFIGILYSYSKIVSSIRGISSAQGKYKAFSTCASHLSVVSLFYCTSLGVYFSSAAIQSSHTSAVASVMYTVVTPMLNPFIYSLRNKDIKEALIRILLLHS, encoded by the exons ATGGACCCACGAAACAATACAGGAATTTCAGTGTTCCAGCTTCTGGGATTTTCAGAGGGACCAGAACTGCAGCCCCTTATATTTGGGCTTTTCCTCCTCATGTACCTGATCACTGTGTTTGGAAACTTGCTCATCATCCTGGCTGTCAGCTCTGActcccacctccacacccccatgtacttcttcctcaccaACCTGTCCTTTGTAGACATCTgtttcacctccaccaccatccccaagaTGCTGTGGAACATCCAGACTCAAAGCAAAGTGATCACTTACAAAGGCTGCCTCAGCCAGATGTATTTTTTCATACTGTTTGCAGGGTTAGATGTCTTTCTCCTGACTGTGATGGCTTATGACCGCTTTGTGGCCATCTGCCATCCCCTGCACTACATGGTCATCATGAACCCCCGTCTCTGTGGACTGCTGGTTCTGATGTCCTGGATCATGAGTGTCTTGCATTCCATGTTACAAACCTCGATGGTGTTGCAGCTGTCCTTCTGTACAGAGGTGGAAATCCCCCACTTTTTCTGCGAACTCAATCAGATGATCCAACATGCATGTTCTGCCAACTTTCTCAGTAACATAGTGCTGTATTTTGCAGCTATGTTGCTGGTTGGTGGTCCCTTCATTGGGATCCTTTACTCTTACTCTAAGATAGTTTCTTCCATACGTGGGATCTCATCAGCTCAGGGCAAGTATAAAGCATTTTCCACCTGTGCATCTCACCTCTCAGTTGTCTCCTTATTTTATTGTACAAGCCTAGGAGTGTACTTTAGCTCTGCTGCTATTCAGAGCTCCCACACAAGTGCAGTAGCCTCAGTGATGTACACAGTGGTCACACCCATGCTGAACCCCTTCATCTACAGCCTGAGGAACAAAGACATAAAGGAGGCTCTG ATTAGGATCCTGTTGTTACACAGCTAA